From one Triticum aestivum cultivar Chinese Spring chromosome 4B, IWGSC CS RefSeq v2.1, whole genome shotgun sequence genomic stretch:
- the LOC123091691 gene encoding uncharacterized protein isoform X4, whose amino-acid sequence MLLTQMFVAIVSLCHEYLYLEDQYKHIGYLFTNSEFKALYFMASSKSSVVVGWKTSSTRHQHELPKKEDFVDDVRYPHVVYVEKPKAQDVNFLDEMIYQAKTTSELEEVTLKSRNIIPWERVDVSFKRSRQWIFSHSTIQVQLSLPSLALSFTDLSARWFPVLLSS is encoded by the exons ATGTTGCTTACTCAAATGTTTGTGGCGATTGTATCCTTGTGCCATGAATATTTGTACTTAGAAGATCAATATAAACATATTGGCTATCTATTTACCAATTCAGAATTTAAAGCACTTTATTTTATGGCCTCGAGTAAAAGTTCAGTCGTTGTTGGCTGGAAGACATCTTCAACACGCCATCAACACGAGCTTCCCAAG AAAGAAGATTTTGTCGATGATGTAAGATATCCACATGTTGTATATGTGGAAAAACCAAAGGCTCAGGATGTTAATTTTTTGGATGAAATGATTTATCAGGCAAAAACTACAAGTGAATTGGAAG AAGTAACGCTCAAAAGCCGAAATATAATTCCTTGGGAAAGGGTAGATGTTAGCTTCAAGAGAAGTAGACAATGGATTTTTTCCCATAGCACCATTCAG GTCCAGTTGTCGTTGCCTTCACTTGCTTTGTCGTTTACCGATCTGTCAGCTCGCTGGTTCCCTGTCTTGCTGTCAAG
- the LOC123091691 gene encoding uncharacterized protein isoform X3, producing the protein MLLTQMFVAIVSLCHEYLYLEDQYKHIGYLFTNSEFKALYFMASSKSSVVVGWKTSSTRHQHELPKKEDFVDDVRYPHVVYVEKPKAQDVNFLDEMIYQAKTTSELEEVTLKSRNIIPWERVDVSFKRSRQWIFSHSTIQVQLSLPSLALSFTDLSARWFPVLLSRMCLAMSFVIPIF; encoded by the exons ATGTTGCTTACTCAAATGTTTGTGGCGATTGTATCCTTGTGCCATGAATATTTGTACTTAGAAGATCAATATAAACATATTGGCTATCTATTTACCAATTCAGAATTTAAAGCACTTTATTTTATGGCCTCGAGTAAAAGTTCAGTCGTTGTTGGCTGGAAGACATCTTCAACACGCCATCAACACGAGCTTCCCAAG AAAGAAGATTTTGTCGATGATGTAAGATATCCACATGTTGTATATGTGGAAAAACCAAAGGCTCAGGATGTTAATTTTTTGGATGAAATGATTTATCAGGCAAAAACTACAAGTGAATTGGAAG AAGTAACGCTCAAAAGCCGAAATATAATTCCTTGGGAAAGGGTAGATGTTAGCTTCAAGAGAAGTAGACAATGGATTTTTTCCCATAGCACCATTCAG GTCCAGTTGTCGTTGCCTTCACTTGCTTTGTCGTTTACCGATCTGTCAGCTCGCTGGTTCCCTGTCTTGCTGTCAAG GATGTGCCTTGCTATGTCTTTTGTGATCCCAATTTTTTAG
- the LOC123091691 gene encoding uncharacterized protein isoform X5 produces the protein MLLTQMFVAIVSLCHEYLYLEDQYKHIGYLFTNSEFKALYFMASSKSSVVVGWKTSSTRHQHELPKKEDFVDDVRYPHVVYVEKPKAQDVNFLDEMIYQAKTTSELEEVTLKSRNIIPWERVDVSFKRSRQWIFSHSTIQVQLSLPSLALSFTDLSARWFPVLLSR, from the exons ATGTTGCTTACTCAAATGTTTGTGGCGATTGTATCCTTGTGCCATGAATATTTGTACTTAGAAGATCAATATAAACATATTGGCTATCTATTTACCAATTCAGAATTTAAAGCACTTTATTTTATGGCCTCGAGTAAAAGTTCAGTCGTTGTTGGCTGGAAGACATCTTCAACACGCCATCAACACGAGCTTCCCAAG AAAGAAGATTTTGTCGATGATGTAAGATATCCACATGTTGTATATGTGGAAAAACCAAAGGCTCAGGATGTTAATTTTTTGGATGAAATGATTTATCAGGCAAAAACTACAAGTGAATTGGAAG AAGTAACGCTCAAAAGCCGAAATATAATTCCTTGGGAAAGGGTAGATGTTAGCTTCAAGAGAAGTAGACAATGGATTTTTTCCCATAGCACCATTCAG GTCCAGTTGTCGTTGCCTTCACTTGCTTTGTCGTTTACCGATCTGTCAGCTCGCTGGTTCCCTGTCTTGCTGTCAAG